From Leucoraja erinacea ecotype New England unplaced genomic scaffold, Leri_hhj_1 Leri_361S, whole genome shotgun sequence, the proteins below share one genomic window:
- the LOC129693593 gene encoding uncharacterized protein LOC129693593, giving the protein MEGPRYQWRHFFRLNVVGEPPRGSGDHVHWSAERDGTFIGRRAGAGRDVSLVDGTGRSLVGGAGRGGAGRSLVGGSGGGAGRSLVDGSGTGDVHWSAAGRGRDVHWSAGAGRDVDWSAGRGGAGDVSLVGGTGRDGTFIGRRSGTGRDGTFIGRRGGAGRSLVGGGDGAGRDVHWSAERDGRDGTFIGTFIGRRDGAGRDGTFIGRRDGAGLDGTFIGRRDGAGRGGTGRSLVGGSGTRRSLVGGDGTGRGGTFIGRRSGTGLGVHWSAFTLGLQTFIGRRGGTGRSLVGGAGRGRSLVGGAGRAGR; this is encoded by the coding sequence ACGTTCATTGGTCGGCGGAGCGGGACGGGACGTTCATTGGTCGGCGGGCGGGAGCGGGGCGGGACGTTTCATTGGTCGACGGGACGGGACGTTCATTGGTCGGCggagcggggcggggcggggcgggacgTTCATTGGTCGGCGGGAGCGGGGGCGGGGCGGGACGTTCATTGGTCGACGGGAGCGGGACGGGGGACGTTCATTGGTCGGCGGCGGGGCGGGGACGGGACGTTCATTGGTCGGCGGGGGCGGGGCGGGACGTTGATTGGTCGgctgggcggggcggggcgggggacgTTTCATTGGTCGGCGGGACGGGGCGGGACGGGACGTTCATTGGTCGGCGGAGCGGAACGGGGCGGGACGGGACGTTCATTGgtcggcggggcggggcgggacgTTCATTGGTCGGCGGCGGGGACGGGGCGGGGCGGGACGTTCATTGGTCGGCGGAGCGGGACGGGCGGGACGGGACGTTCATTGGGACGTTCATTGGTCGGCGGGACGGGGCGGGGCGGGACGGGACGTTCATTGGTCGGCGGGACGGGGCGGGACTGGACGGGACGTTCATTGGTCGGCGggacggggcggggcggggcgggacgGGACGTTCATTGGTCGGCGGGAGCGGGACGCGACGTTCATTGGTCGGCggagacgggacgggacggggcgGGACGTTCATTGGTCGGCGGAGCGGGACGGGACTGGGCGTTCATTGGTCGGCGTTTACATTGGGATTACAGACGTTCATTGGTCGGCGGGGCGGGACGGGACGTTCATTGGTCGGCGGGGCCGGGCGGGGACGTTCATTGgtcggcggggcggggcgggcggGACGTTGA